A stretch of Meiothermus sp. QL-1 DNA encodes these proteins:
- a CDS encoding methylmalonyl-CoA mutase gives MAQSKSKSAWMRETYRKSLEKMPERPIAHRTLSNIAPDPLYTPEDLRDFDYEEKLGYPGEYPYTRGVYGSMYRSKLWTMRMFAGFGTAEQTNERFKKLLAAGQNGLSTAFDLPTLMGYDSDHPLSKGEVGKCGVAVSSLADMEILFDGINLEEVTTSMTINSPANAIWAMYLAMAKKRGFDWKKLGGTIQNDILKEFIAQKEFIFPPEPSVKLVIDTFEWGPKNVPRWNFISVSGYHIREAGATAVQELAWTLADGFEYVEWALKRGLDIDEFAPRISFFFDVHNDFFEEIAKFRAARRIWAKEMRHRYGAKNPQSWMLRTHAQTAGVSLTAQQPLINVARVAIQALAAVLGGTNSLHTDAYDEALALPTEESAKIALRTQQIIAYESGVTHTIDPLGGSYYVEWLTDEMERQAMAIIEEIRRMGGVVRAIEEGYFLRETADASYRYQQEVERGERIIVGVNAFQDEGLQVPIQLVDPEVERVQAERLARVRRERDPKRVEEALSGLRQAAVEGQNTMPHFVECALAYCTLGEMMDVLREVYGVYEEPVLV, from the coding sequence ATGGCACAATCCAAATCCAAGAGCGCCTGGATGCGTGAGACCTACCGGAAATCGCTCGAGAAGATGCCCGAGCGGCCCATTGCCCACCGCACCCTCTCCAACATTGCCCCCGACCCCCTTTACACCCCCGAGGACCTCAGGGATTTTGACTACGAGGAGAAGCTGGGCTACCCCGGAGAGTACCCCTACACCCGGGGGGTCTACGGCTCCATGTACCGGTCCAAGCTCTGGACCATGCGCATGTTCGCCGGCTTCGGCACCGCCGAGCAGACCAATGAGCGCTTCAAAAAGCTTCTAGCCGCCGGGCAGAACGGGCTTTCCACCGCCTTCGACCTCCCCACCCTCATGGGCTACGACTCCGACCATCCCCTCTCCAAAGGGGAGGTGGGGAAGTGCGGGGTGGCTGTAAGCAGCCTGGCGGACATGGAGATCCTCTTCGACGGCATCAACCTGGAGGAGGTCACCACCTCCATGACCATCAACAGCCCAGCCAACGCCATCTGGGCCATGTACCTGGCGATGGCCAAGAAGAGGGGCTTCGACTGGAAGAAGCTGGGCGGCACCATTCAAAACGACATCCTCAAGGAGTTCATCGCCCAGAAGGAGTTCATCTTCCCCCCGGAGCCCAGCGTGAAGCTGGTCATCGACACCTTTGAGTGGGGGCCCAAAAACGTCCCCAGGTGGAACTTCATCTCCGTCTCCGGCTACCACATCCGCGAGGCCGGCGCCACTGCGGTGCAGGAGCTGGCCTGGACCCTGGCGGACGGGTTTGAGTACGTGGAGTGGGCCCTTAAGCGGGGCCTGGACATAGACGAGTTCGCCCCCCGCATCAGCTTCTTCTTTGATGTGCACAACGACTTCTTTGAGGAAATCGCCAAGTTCCGCGCCGCCCGGCGCATCTGGGCCAAGGAGATGCGCCACCGCTACGGGGCCAAAAACCCCCAGAGCTGGATGCTCCGCACCCACGCCCAGACCGCCGGGGTCTCCCTCACCGCCCAGCAGCCCCTCATCAACGTGGCCCGGGTGGCCATCCAGGCCCTGGCCGCCGTTTTGGGGGGCACCAACAGCCTGCACACCGACGCCTACGACGAGGCCCTGGCCCTGCCCACCGAGGAAAGCGCCAAAATCGCCCTGCGCACCCAGCAGATCATCGCCTACGAGTCTGGGGTGACCCACACCATCGACCCCCTGGGGGGCAGCTACTACGTGGAGTGGCTCACCGACGAGATGGAGCGCCAGGCCATGGCCATCATTGAGGAGATCCGCCGCATGGGCGGGGTGGTGCGGGCCATTGAGGAGGGCTATTTCCTCCGCGAGACCGCCGATGCCAGCTACCGCTACCAGCAAGAGGTGGAGCGGGGTGAGCGCATCATCGTGGGGGTCAACGCCTTTCAGGACGAGGGGCTGCAGGTGCCCATTCAACTGGTGGACCCCGAGGTGGAGCGGGTCCAGGCGGAGCGGCTGGCCCGGGTGCGGCGGGAACGGGACCCCAAGCGGGTGGAGGAGGCGCTTTCGGGCCTCCGCCAGGCGGCGGTGGAGGGGCAGAACACCATGCCCCACTTCGTGGAGTGCGCCCTGGCCTACTGCACCCTGGGGGAGATGATGGATGTGCTGCGGGAGGTTTACGGGGTCTATGAGGAGCCGGTGCTGGTATAA
- a CDS encoding DNA repair protein RecO, giving the protein MERYRLYEGLLVGRKPLPAGDLIVSFVGPEGAVQAVARKALRPTGRSGRLSLFHHLRYQVYQRPGSDLPTLTQAELVGRLEGLEVPKRFPLASFLAELAFHTASPEAAPRIWPLLISGLKGIAKHPDPQVAFLWAAWRVLRAAGLAPNLQGEGAYLLDGERVLKGGVYLGEEGMAALAAVLRLPGGEAVARLEQAPLSRLQQALLAHVRYAVGELGASALLTLSHPERPE; this is encoded by the coding sequence GTGGAACGCTACCGCCTCTACGAGGGGCTTCTGGTGGGCCGGAAACCCCTGCCAGCGGGGGACCTGATCGTCTCTTTCGTGGGGCCAGAGGGCGCAGTGCAGGCCGTGGCCCGCAAGGCCTTGCGGCCCACAGGCCGCAGCGGGCGGCTTTCCCTCTTCCACCATCTGCGCTACCAGGTCTACCAGAGGCCCGGAAGCGACCTGCCCACCCTGACCCAGGCCGAGCTGGTGGGGCGGCTGGAGGGCCTAGAGGTCCCCAAGCGCTTTCCTCTGGCCAGTTTCTTGGCCGAGCTGGCCTTTCACACCGCCTCGCCCGAGGCCGCACCCCGCATCTGGCCCCTGCTCATCTCGGGTCTAAAGGGCATCGCCAAGCACCCAGACCCCCAGGTGGCCTTCCTGTGGGCGGCCTGGCGGGTGCTCAGGGCGGCGGGCCTGGCCCCCAACCTGCAGGGGGAGGGGGCCTACCTGCTGGACGGTGAGAGGGTCCTGAAGGGAGGGGTTTACCTGGGCGAAGAGGGGATGGCGGCTTTGGCCGCGGTGCTGCGCTTGCCTGGCGGCGAGGCCGTGGCCCGGCTGGAGCAGGCCCCCCTTTCGCGCCTCCAGCAGGCCTTGCTGGCCCACGTGCGCTACGCGGTGGGGGAGCTTGGGGCCAGCGCTCTCCTAACCCTTTCTCACCCCGAAAGGCCAGAATGA
- a CDS encoding 2-oxo acid dehydrogenase subunit E2, giving the protein MAELKVPDLGDNVTSAVVVGVLIKEGDTVSEGQPVLELETDKAVMEAPALASGTVSKLLVKPGDEVKSGQVIAVLKEAQPSPGEAEPPAKASAPPPPAPPRPVGPPSPAPVPAGRRLIPAAPSVRRLAREMGVDLRAVVGSGPAYRISEGDVRRFAAQGQSPLPAPLVSKLPDFAQFGPVRREAMSGVRRATVRSMAQAWSLVPMVTHFDKADITQMEAWRKRLAPRAEQRGAKLTMTAILLKALAAALKAFPKFNASIDTERNEIIYKDYIHIGVAVDTPAGLLVPVIRDVDKKGIFTLAAELGSVAAKARERKLAPEEMQGASFTLSNLGGIGGTGFTPIVNWPEVAILGVSRSAIEPVWNPEKEAFEPRQIMPFSLSYDHRLIDGADAARFCRFVAELLEEPVLLGFEG; this is encoded by the coding sequence ATGGCCGAACTCAAAGTACCCGACCTAGGCGACAACGTGACCTCCGCTGTGGTGGTGGGGGTGCTGATTAAGGAAGGTGACACCGTAAGCGAGGGCCAGCCGGTTTTGGAGCTCGAGACCGACAAGGCGGTGATGGAAGCCCCAGCCCTGGCCAGCGGCACGGTCTCCAAGCTGCTGGTCAAGCCTGGGGACGAGGTGAAAAGCGGACAGGTCATTGCCGTGCTGAAAGAGGCCCAGCCCAGCCCGGGGGAAGCTGAACCGCCGGCAAAGGCCAGCGCCCCGCCTCCCCCCGCCCCGCCCCGCCCCGTCGGTCCGCCCTCGCCGGCCCCTGTGCCCGCCGGGCGGCGGCTTATCCCCGCAGCCCCCAGCGTGCGGCGGCTGGCCCGGGAGATGGGCGTGGACCTGAGGGCAGTGGTGGGCAGCGGTCCGGCCTACCGCATCTCCGAAGGCGACGTACGACGCTTTGCTGCTCAAGGCCAGAGCCCCCTTCCTGCGCCGCTGGTGTCCAAGTTGCCCGATTTTGCCCAGTTCGGTCCTGTTCGCCGGGAGGCCATGTCGGGGGTGCGCCGGGCCACGGTGCGCTCCATGGCCCAGGCCTGGAGTCTGGTGCCCATGGTCACCCATTTCGACAAGGCCGACATCACCCAGATGGAGGCCTGGCGCAAGAGGCTGGCCCCCCGGGCAGAGCAGCGCGGCGCCAAGCTCACCATGACCGCCATCTTGCTCAAGGCGCTGGCCGCGGCCCTGAAGGCTTTTCCCAAGTTCAACGCCTCCATTGATACGGAGAGGAACGAGATTATCTACAAGGACTACATCCACATCGGGGTAGCCGTGGACACCCCCGCCGGCCTGCTGGTTCCGGTGATTCGGGATGTCGACAAGAAGGGTATTTTTACCCTGGCTGCTGAGCTGGGTAGTGTAGCCGCCAAGGCGCGCGAGCGCAAGCTCGCTCCAGAGGAGATGCAGGGGGCTTCCTTCACCCTGTCCAACCTGGGGGGTATTGGCGGCACCGGTTTTACGCCCATCGTCAACTGGCCTGAGGTGGCCATCCTGGGGGTCTCGCGCAGCGCTATAGAGCCGGTGTGGAACCCGGAGAAAGAGGCCTTTGAGCCCCGCCAGATTATGCCCTTTTCGCTCTCCTACGACCACCGCCTAATTGACGGGGCCGATGCGGCGCGCTTCTGTCGCTTCGTGGCCGAGCTTTTAGAAGAGCCGGTTTTGCTCGGGTTCGAAGGCTAG
- the aroQ gene encoding type II 3-dehydroquinate dehydratase, with amino-acid sequence MILILNGPNLNLLGRREPEIYGRITLEELEELCAGWGAELGLGVVARQSNFEGQLVEWIQQAAEEGFRAIVLNPGALTHYSIALLDAIRGQPLPVVEVHLSNLHAREPYRQHSLTATAAKGIVSGFGPLSYKMALVYLADLLEARP; translated from the coding sequence ATGATTCTGATTCTGAACGGTCCCAACCTAAACCTACTGGGAAGGCGGGAGCCCGAGATTTACGGGAGGATCACCCTGGAGGAGCTGGAGGAGCTCTGCGCGGGCTGGGGCGCCGAGCTGGGGTTGGGGGTGGTGGCCCGGCAGTCCAACTTCGAAGGGCAGCTTGTCGAGTGGATCCAGCAGGCCGCCGAAGAGGGTTTCCGGGCCATCGTCCTGAATCCTGGGGCCCTCACCCATTACTCCATCGCCCTGCTGGACGCCATTCGGGGCCAGCCCCTACCGGTGGTGGAGGTACACCTCTCTAACCTGCATGCCCGCGAGCCCTACCGACAACACTCCCTAACCGCAACCGCCGCCAAGGGCATCGTCTCGGGCTTCGGACCCCTTTCCTACAAGATGGCCCTGGTCTACCTGGCCGACCTGCTCGAGGCCCGCCCATGA
- a CDS encoding biotin transporter BioY, whose product MNPTQTLPYLPLSKSLFPVRSLRRDALLVLGGSLFLALLAQATIPLQPVPITLQTLGVLLVGAALGSRLGFLAMVAYLLEGLVLPVFAGGATWFHPRIPFTAGYLLAFPLAAYLVGYLVERYGADRSPLRTFGAMLLANLLIYAIGVTWLGFALSGAGRYTGVLGVLQAGMFPFLLGDFIKAAIAAALLPTAWRLLHR is encoded by the coding sequence GTGAACCCAACCCAAACCCTACCGTACCTACCCCTTTCCAAGTCCTTGTTCCCCGTGCGCAGCCTGCGGCGCGATGCCCTGCTGGTGTTGGGCGGTAGCCTGTTCTTGGCCCTTTTAGCCCAGGCGACGATTCCCCTGCAGCCGGTGCCCATCACCCTTCAGACCCTGGGGGTGCTGCTGGTGGGGGCCGCGCTGGGCAGCCGGCTGGGCTTTTTAGCGATGGTGGCCTACCTGTTGGAGGGCTTGGTGCTGCCGGTGTTCGCGGGCGGGGCCACCTGGTTCCATCCCCGCATTCCCTTCACCGCCGGCTACCTGCTGGCCTTCCCCCTGGCCGCCTACCTGGTGGGCTACCTGGTGGAGCGCTACGGTGCCGACCGAAGCCCCTTGAGGACCTTTGGGGCCATGCTCCTGGCCAACCTGTTGATTTACGCCATTGGGGTCACCTGGCTGGGCTTTGCCCTCTCGGGGGCTGGGCGCTACACCGGGGTTTTGGGCGTGCTGCAGGCTGGGATGTTTCCCTTCCTTTTGGGGGATTTTATCAAGGCGGCCATTGCCGCAGCCCTGCTTCCTACCGCTTGGCGTCTGCTTCATCGCTAG
- the rlmN gene encoding 23S rRNA (adenine(2503)-C(2))-methyltransferase RlmN, whose protein sequence is MAPMAKTSLLALAPEALPGEGFRKRQLAAWLYEKGVRQWDAMTDLPKAFRAELAEHYRLSEFTEVQAYPSQDGSVKYLYILLDGQKTEAVYMPYKNRRTLCVSSMVGCPAGCTFCATGRMGFGRNLSAAEILDQVLFAAYHQNHSPREIRNLVLMGMGEPLLNLENVFSAIERMLHPQGLSMSPRRITLSTVGIPRGIYRLADSGLGVRLALSLHAPDDETRKQIIPTAQRYPIAEIMEAVRYYYAKTRRRVTLEYTLLKDLNDREWQARALAQHFRGISAHVNLIPWNPWPGAPHRGTPRAQILRFKAVLEAQGIPTSVRFSRGRDVGAACGQLALQQPA, encoded by the coding sequence ATGGCGCCCATGGCCAAGACCTCTCTACTCGCCCTTGCTCCAGAGGCGCTTCCCGGCGAGGGCTTTCGCAAGCGCCAGCTTGCGGCCTGGCTCTATGAGAAGGGGGTGCGGCAGTGGGATGCGATGACCGACCTGCCCAAGGCTTTTCGGGCGGAGCTGGCTGAGCATTACCGGCTCTCGGAGTTTACCGAGGTGCAGGCCTACCCCAGCCAGGACGGCTCGGTGAAGTACCTGTATATCCTCCTAGACGGCCAGAAGACCGAGGCGGTCTACATGCCCTACAAGAACCGCAGGACCCTTTGCGTATCCAGCATGGTGGGTTGTCCCGCGGGTTGCACCTTCTGCGCCACCGGCCGGATGGGCTTCGGGCGCAACCTGAGCGCGGCGGAGATACTGGACCAGGTTCTTTTTGCTGCTTACCACCAAAACCACTCGCCCCGTGAAATTCGCAACCTGGTGTTGATGGGAATGGGCGAGCCTTTGTTGAACCTGGAGAACGTTTTTTCCGCCATCGAGCGGATGCTGCACCCGCAGGGGCTTTCCATGAGTCCCCGCCGGATTACCCTCTCCACCGTAGGCATCCCCCGGGGCATCTACCGGCTGGCCGACTCGGGCCTGGGGGTACGGCTGGCGCTTTCTTTGCATGCCCCCGACGACGAGACCCGCAAGCAGATCATCCCCACCGCCCAGCGCTACCCCATCGCTGAGATTATGGAGGCGGTGCGCTACTACTACGCCAAGACCCGGCGCCGGGTGACCCTGGAGTACACCTTGCTCAAGGACCTCAACGACCGCGAGTGGCAGGCCCGGGCGCTGGCCCAGCACTTCCGGGGAATTAGCGCGCACGTCAACCTGATTCCCTGGAACCCCTGGCCGGGGGCGCCCCACCGGGGCACCCCCAGGGCCCAGATTCTGCGCTTCAAGGCAGTGCTGGAGGCCCAGGGCATTCCCACCTCGGTGCGCTTCAGCCGGGGACGGGATGTGGGGGCAGCCTGCGGGCAGCTCGCCCTGCAGCAGCCGGCATAG
- a CDS encoding SpoIID/LytB domain-containing protein: MWGTLLSIAALAALPLSPAPGAADGAMRVLLTYREGGGASERYSFPELSLVPLGGEVEVLSGRGRASLRPVVTLFPGKPILLRPQGEGGVLLFEGLRFELGPHLLLRPADPARPVLFHLPQRPPYPGWLWLEARPGGFWVVNQVGLEEYLRRVLPSEMPVHFHPEALKAQAVVARTYALARRQADSFWKRWWADVDDSVSEQAYNRTATHPASDAAVEATRGQVLTFRGAPIQSFFFSTSPGFTASIEEVWPERPATPYLRARPQAQPPSAAIRSEAQAVAFFQNWNPRGFYDAASPFWRWRLSLSREELESLLARTLLERARVAPQFVQTLEGPLSPGAPGFALGRLLQLRAAARSPGGYVTELEVRTSTGRYRVRRESNIRHLLRPDKALTGGGDVVLERWQGGPRLNFPLLPSAAFAIQEERDARGELQRVVLWGGGFGHGVGMSQFGALGLAQQGQNYRRILEHFYPGARLEVLRYATVASSAWGW; the protein is encoded by the coding sequence ATGTGGGGGACGCTTCTGAGCATCGCCGCGCTGGCCGCGCTGCCCCTTTCCCCTGCGCCCGGAGCTGCTGATGGGGCTATGCGGGTGCTGCTGACCTACCGGGAGGGTGGGGGGGCTTCAGAGCGGTACTCGTTCCCCGAGCTGAGCCTGGTGCCGCTGGGCGGGGAGGTGGAGGTGCTGAGCGGCAGGGGCCGTGCATCGCTGCGGCCGGTGGTCACCCTGTTTCCTGGAAAGCCTATCCTCCTCCGCCCCCAAGGGGAGGGAGGGGTGCTCCTCTTCGAGGGGCTCCGCTTCGAGCTGGGTCCCCACCTCCTTTTGCGGCCAGCAGACCCTGCCCGCCCTGTGCTCTTCCATCTCCCCCAGCGCCCACCCTATCCCGGCTGGCTTTGGCTCGAGGCCCGCCCCGGGGGCTTCTGGGTGGTCAACCAGGTCGGCCTGGAGGAGTACCTGAGGCGGGTTCTGCCCAGCGAGATGCCGGTCCACTTTCATCCGGAGGCCCTCAAGGCCCAGGCCGTGGTGGCCCGCACCTACGCCCTGGCCCGGCGGCAGGCCGATAGCTTCTGGAAGCGTTGGTGGGCCGATGTGGACGACTCGGTAAGCGAGCAAGCCTACAACCGGACCGCTACCCATCCGGCCAGCGATGCCGCGGTGGAGGCCACCCGCGGCCAGGTTCTCACCTTCCGGGGAGCCCCCATCCAAAGCTTTTTCTTTTCAACCAGCCCCGGCTTCACCGCCTCCATAGAGGAGGTCTGGCCCGAGCGCCCCGCCACGCCCTACCTGCGCGCGCGGCCCCAGGCCCAGCCCCCCTCGGCGGCGATTCGCAGCGAGGCCCAGGCGGTGGCTTTCTTCCAAAACTGGAATCCCCGGGGCTTCTATGATGCCGCCTCACCCTTTTGGCGCTGGCGGCTGAGTCTGAGCCGGGAGGAGCTGGAGTCCCTCTTGGCCCGCACCTTGCTCGAGCGGGCCCGGGTTGCGCCCCAGTTTGTGCAGACCCTGGAGGGCCCCCTTTCCCCTGGGGCCCCTGGTTTTGCCCTGGGCCGCCTGCTGCAGCTCCGGGCCGCGGCCCGGAGCCCTGGGGGCTACGTGACCGAGCTGGAGGTCAGAACCTCCACGGGGCGCTACAGGGTGCGGCGCGAGTCCAACATCCGCCACCTGCTGCGCCCCGACAAGGCCCTCACCGGTGGGGGCGACGTGGTGCTCGAGCGCTGGCAGGGCGGTCCCCGGCTGAACTTTCCCCTGCTTCCCAGCGCAGCCTTCGCCATCCAGGAAGAGCGCGACGCCCGGGGCGAACTCCAGCGGGTTGTCCTCTGGGGAGGCGGTTTCGGCCACGGGGTGGGGATGAGCCAGTTCGGGGCTTTGGGTCTGGCCCAGCAGGGCCAGAATTACCGCCGAATCCTGGAGCACTTCTACCCGGGTGCTCGGTTGGAGGTTCTGCGCTACGCCACAGTGGCCTCGTCGGCCTGGGGGTGGTAG
- a CDS encoding biotin--[acetyl-CoA-carboxylase] ligase, with translation MPPLLAHLSEQYQSGEALARRLGVSRTAVWKQVALLRQAGYPVETQRGQGYRLSPGSPTPQALEALRRGRFGAFYAYLGTVESTQDVLRQWAQDGAEEGSVVLAERQRKGRGRRGRSWQSEPGKSLTFSLLLRPCLSPSILPLFSLAAGLALREACGVGGLKWPNDLLAPDGRKLAGVLLEAQVSGEEVAYVLLGIGLNVHRSALLPPQAAALEEYRAVSRVELLAHLLERLEVRCAQLEADPEGLLRDYQAQSYTLGQPVRVETPRGEVRGVATGVAPDGALVVEGAGTIHRIGAGEVELISFAGGKA, from the coding sequence GTGCCTCCCCTTCTGGCCCACCTTTCGGAGCAGTACCAAAGCGGCGAGGCCCTGGCCCGCCGCCTTGGCGTGAGCCGTACGGCGGTCTGGAAGCAGGTGGCCCTGTTGCGCCAGGCGGGTTATCCGGTGGAAACCCAGCGGGGCCAGGGGTACCGGCTTTCGCCCGGCAGCCCCACCCCCCAGGCCCTGGAAGCGCTGCGTAGAGGCCGGTTTGGTGCGTTTTATGCCTATTTGGGCACCGTGGAGAGCACCCAGGACGTGCTCAGGCAGTGGGCCCAGGACGGAGCGGAGGAGGGCTCGGTGGTGCTGGCCGAGCGCCAGCGGAAGGGCCGGGGCCGCCGGGGGCGCTCTTGGCAGAGCGAGCCGGGTAAGAGCCTCACCTTCTCGCTGCTGCTGCGCCCCTGTCTGTCTCCCTCGATTCTCCCCCTTTTTTCCCTGGCCGCAGGGCTGGCCCTGCGGGAGGCCTGTGGGGTGGGGGGGCTCAAGTGGCCCAACGACCTCTTGGCACCCGATGGGCGCAAGCTGGCGGGGGTGCTTCTGGAGGCCCAGGTGAGCGGGGAAGAGGTGGCCTATGTGCTTTTGGGCATCGGCCTAAACGTGCACCGCTCAGCCCTGCTGCCCCCACAGGCGGCAGCCCTGGAGGAGTACAGGGCGGTTTCGCGGGTGGAGCTGCTGGCCCACCTTCTAGAGCGGCTAGAGGTTCGCTGCGCCCAGCTCGAGGCCGACCCTGAGGGGCTTCTGCGCGACTACCAGGCACAGAGCTACACCCTGGGGCAGCCAGTGCGGGTTGAGACCCCCCGGGGGGAGGTCCGGGGCGTGGCCACTGGGGTGGCTCCGGATGGCGCGCTGGTGGTGGAGGGGGCAGGCACTATCCATCGCATCGGAGCAGGTGAGGTGGAACTCATTAGCTTCGCAGGAGGAAAAGCGTGA
- a CDS encoding P1 family peptidase produces the protein MQPGPHNAITDVPGILVGHYTDLTHLTGVTVVYPEGGAVAGVDVRGSAPGTRETDLLSPTHLVEKVHAVVLAGGSAFGLEAAGGVMRYLEERGVGYPAGPDIRVPIVPAAVIFDLGVGSARVRPTALCGYRAAQNLRTGPVEQGSVGAGTGARSGGLKGGVGSASVVLEGGLVVGALAVANAHGRAHDPKSGELYARYLELEGEFRLRHPPRPLQVPDYPPPPEAPFHHTVIGCVATNAKLSKAQAQKVAQMAHDGIARAIHPAHTMFDGDTIFCLATGALPLKGPAELSLLGAAAADVFARALVHGILHARSVGGLPSYRRLYEGEED, from the coding sequence ATGCAGCCAGGCCCCCACAACGCCATCACCGATGTCCCGGGCATCCTGGTGGGCCACTACACCGACCTAACCCACCTCACCGGGGTAACCGTGGTTTACCCTGAGGGAGGGGCGGTGGCGGGGGTGGATGTGCGGGGCAGCGCCCCCGGCACCCGTGAAACCGACCTTCTGAGCCCGACCCACCTGGTGGAAAAAGTACACGCGGTGGTGCTGGCAGGAGGGAGCGCTTTTGGCCTCGAGGCGGCCGGCGGGGTCATGCGCTACCTGGAGGAGCGGGGGGTGGGCTACCCGGCGGGCCCGGACATCCGAGTGCCCATCGTGCCTGCAGCGGTGATCTTCGACCTGGGGGTGGGCAGTGCCCGCGTGCGGCCCACCGCTCTTTGCGGCTACCGGGCGGCACAAAACCTGCGGACCGGACCGGTAGAACAAGGGTCGGTGGGGGCCGGCACTGGGGCCCGCAGCGGGGGGCTCAAGGGCGGGGTGGGCAGCGCCAGCGTGGTGCTGGAGGGAGGCCTGGTGGTGGGGGCCTTGGCGGTGGCCAACGCCCATGGCCGGGCCCACGACCCCAAGAGTGGGGAGCTTTACGCCCGCTACTTGGAGCTAGAGGGAGAGTTCCGCCTCCGACATCCTCCCCGCCCCCTCCAGGTCCCTGACTACCCTCCGCCCCCAGAGGCCCCCTTTCACCACACGGTGATTGGTTGCGTGGCGACCAACGCGAAGCTCAGCAAAGCCCAGGCACAAAAGGTGGCCCAGATGGCCCACGACGGTATTGCCCGGGCCATTCACCCCGCCCACACCATGTTCGACGGGGATACCATATTCTGCCTGGCCACCGGGGCCCTACCCTTGAAGGGGCCTGCCGAGCTCAGCCTGCTGGGGGCCGCCGCAGCCGATGTATTTGCCCGGGCGCTGGTGCACGGAATCCTGCACGCCCGCTCGGTGGGGGGATTGCCCTCCTATCGCCGGCTGTACGAGGGAGAGGAGGACTAG
- a CDS encoding alpha/beta fold hydrolase, whose protein sequence is MALFLYRRPRGLLPYALYLPSGPAPKRGWPLILFLHGAGERGADGRKQTTVGLGPALQENPSRWPAIVLMPQCPKTGWWRGEPLAKAYEILNQVEAQYGTDPRRVYLTGLSMGGYGVWNLGCQYPERFAALAPICGAGDPFWVWQRLARVPIWNFHGSADGVVPVSFSRALADALAKAGNARAHFTEYPNEEHAVWERVYREPGFIRWLFAQRKASP, encoded by the coding sequence ATGGCCCTATTCCTGTATCGTAGGCCCCGAGGCCTGCTGCCCTACGCCCTTTACCTGCCCAGTGGGCCAGCCCCTAAAAGGGGCTGGCCCCTGATTCTTTTCCTGCACGGTGCTGGGGAGCGGGGGGCTGACGGGAGAAAACAGACCACGGTGGGCTTGGGCCCGGCCCTGCAGGAAAACCCCAGCCGCTGGCCGGCCATAGTTTTGATGCCGCAGTGCCCCAAGACAGGGTGGTGGCGGGGCGAGCCGTTGGCAAAGGCCTACGAAATCCTGAACCAGGTAGAAGCCCAGTACGGTACCGACCCCCGGCGGGTTTATCTGACCGGGCTATCCATGGGGGGGTATGGGGTCTGGAACCTGGGTTGCCAGTATCCCGAGCGGTTTGCCGCGCTGGCCCCTATCTGCGGGGCGGGCGACCCCTTTTGGGTATGGCAGCGGCTTGCCAGGGTGCCCATCTGGAACTTCCATGGGAGCGCCGATGGGGTGGTTCCGGTGAGCTTTTCCCGCGCTCTAGCCGATGCCCTGGCCAAAGCAGGCAACGCCCGTGCACACTTCACTGAGTACCCGAACGAGGAGCATGCGGTGTGGGAGCGAGTTTACCGCGAGCCTGGGTTTATCCGCTGGTTGTTCGCCCAGAGAAAAGCTTCACCCTAG